From a single Sander vitreus isolate 19-12246 chromosome 2, sanVit1, whole genome shotgun sequence genomic region:
- the LOC144533529 gene encoding uncharacterized protein LOC144533529 isoform X3, translating to MLFNFTRMSSALPRHVIWESEGLVAHLNPRPWTSGSVILERSTPGSLGGSIFHLEKQEFLSWLLGARAVAELLCDRLGVRRCALVSRPHRDRPAQIRVLPLHGLDAEWRPHLAGEEEHNAHDPGYCTSKTAGRWTNSSLTEIQTKIRAKLPIPDAPPDLSFLGDDPAHPGLFSRIVRGEEEQWRVWEDEGHVAFLTPFPNSPGFTVLVPRRPLTSDIFRLEKEDYEGLVLATWEASRLVEEALGAWGMGLIFEGFEIDYAHAKLIPLVLASSSGTGNETTKPRPPQFYPTYPGYVTSEDGPEASLESLKELHAKITQM from the exons ATGCTGTTTAACTTTACAAG AATGTCCTCCGCTCTTCCCCGTCATGTCATCTGGGAGTCCGAGGGGCTGGTGGCCCACCTTAACCCCCGGCCCTGGACCTCGGGCTCTGTTATCCTGGAGCGCAGCACCCCTGGCAGCCTCGGAGGCAGCATCTTCCACCTGGAGAAGCAGGAGTTCTTATCCTGGCTGTTGGGGGCGAGAGCTGTTGCAGAGCTGCTGTGTGACAGGTTGGGGGTTAGGAGGTGTGCGCTGGTCAGCAGACCCCACAGAGACAGACCGGCCCAG ATCCGTGTCCTCCCTCTACATGGTCTGGATGCAGAGTGGCGCCCTCACCTGGCAGGAGAAGAGGAGCACAACGCCCACGACCCGGGCTACTGCACCTCGAAGACCGCTGGCCGATGGACTAACTCCAGCCTGACTGAAATCCAGACCAAGATTCGAGCCAAGCTCCCCATCCCTGACGCCCCGCCCGATCTGTCTTTCCTCGGGGACGATCCGGCTCACCCTGGCCTGTTTTCACGCATCGTTCGCGGGGAGGAGGAACAGTGGCGGGTGTGGGAGGACGAGGGTCATGTGGCCTTCCTCACTCCTTTCCCTAACTCCCCCGGCTTTACCGTGCTGGTGCCACGCCGACCGCTGACCTCTGATATTTTTCGACTAGAAAAAGAGGACTACGAGGGACTGGTGCTGGCAACCTGGGAGGCGTCGAGGCTTGTGGAGGAGGCGCTGGGCGCCTGGGGGATGGGGCTTATTTTTGAGGGCTTCGAGATTGACTACGCTCACGCCAAGTTGATACCACTGGTTCTAGCTTCGTCATCAGGCACGGGAAATGAGACCACTAAACCGCGACCTCCCCAGTTTTACCCCACTTATCCTGGATACGTGACCTCAGAAGATGGACCTGAAGCCAGCCTGGAAAGTCTGAAGGAACTGCACGCTAAAATTACTCAGATGTAA
- the LOC144533529 gene encoding uncharacterized protein LOC144533529 isoform X2 — translation MLFNFTRFVIRRMSSALPRHVIWESEGLVAHLNPRPWTSGSVILERSTPGSLGGSIFHLEKQEFLSWLLGARAVAELLCDRLGVRRCALVSRPHRDRPAQIRVLPLHGLDAEWRPHLAGEEEHNAHDPGYCTSKTAGRWTNSSLTEIQTKIRAKLPIPDAPPDLSFLGDDPAHPGLFSRIVRGEEEQWRVWEDEGHVAFLTPFPNSPGFTVLVPRRPLTSDIFRLEKEDYEGLVLATWEASRLVEEALGAWGMGLIFEGFEIDYAHAKLIPLVLASSSGTGNETTKPRPPQFYPTYPGYVTSEDGPEASLESLKELHAKITQM, via the exons ATGCTGTTTAACTTTACAAGGTTCGTTATTAGAAG AATGTCCTCCGCTCTTCCCCGTCATGTCATCTGGGAGTCCGAGGGGCTGGTGGCCCACCTTAACCCCCGGCCCTGGACCTCGGGCTCTGTTATCCTGGAGCGCAGCACCCCTGGCAGCCTCGGAGGCAGCATCTTCCACCTGGAGAAGCAGGAGTTCTTATCCTGGCTGTTGGGGGCGAGAGCTGTTGCAGAGCTGCTGTGTGACAGGTTGGGGGTTAGGAGGTGTGCGCTGGTCAGCAGACCCCACAGAGACAGACCGGCCCAG ATCCGTGTCCTCCCTCTACATGGTCTGGATGCAGAGTGGCGCCCTCACCTGGCAGGAGAAGAGGAGCACAACGCCCACGACCCGGGCTACTGCACCTCGAAGACCGCTGGCCGATGGACTAACTCCAGCCTGACTGAAATCCAGACCAAGATTCGAGCCAAGCTCCCCATCCCTGACGCCCCGCCCGATCTGTCTTTCCTCGGGGACGATCCGGCTCACCCTGGCCTGTTTTCACGCATCGTTCGCGGGGAGGAGGAACAGTGGCGGGTGTGGGAGGACGAGGGTCATGTGGCCTTCCTCACTCCTTTCCCTAACTCCCCCGGCTTTACCGTGCTGGTGCCACGCCGACCGCTGACCTCTGATATTTTTCGACTAGAAAAAGAGGACTACGAGGGACTGGTGCTGGCAACCTGGGAGGCGTCGAGGCTTGTGGAGGAGGCGCTGGGCGCCTGGGGGATGGGGCTTATTTTTGAGGGCTTCGAGATTGACTACGCTCACGCCAAGTTGATACCACTGGTTCTAGCTTCGTCATCAGGCACGGGAAATGAGACCACTAAACCGCGACCTCCCCAGTTTTACCCCACTTATCCTGGATACGTGACCTCAGAAGATGGACCTGAAGCCAGCCTGGAAAGTCTGAAGGAACTGCACGCTAAAATTACTCAGATGTAA
- the atf4a gene encoding cyclic AMP-dependent transcription factor ATF-4 isoform X1 yields MTLELALEDVEALYLGPSFLTADPMGPLLDLDEEEALSPSTSLEGKAPASPPLSFSSSSPYQTLSSSPFSSASPPPSPPPTQSSLFLGTKAGVDSLSLPWLGASDLLNAHVGADDGNADDAFAGMDWMSEKIDLSEFDLESLIGSCSSDESPTSPKDLLSSLDSHMDLDLDSFGTGIPAQHESLELGLSLPSIPPLPLELSLPGAGEAKKTEVAPDQELIVKSEPPSPTYTLELGSEVDVLDAEKTATSLTATIIPDPNGSYQTTNPIVLSIPTSGHFVVVLTSKDESSLVSLPDQSIKTSPSSDCDSDSGIESVAGSPARLPCPPPAPSPAAGSSRTKPYSKPEPCDTSSPSAKTSRVKSVSGAPKVEKKLKKMEQNKTAATRYRQKKRVEKDLLQVECDELEKRNHELAEKADSISREIQYLKDLMEEVRKRRVKTSSVPS; encoded by the exons ATGACACTCGAGCTGGCATTGGAGGACGTGGAGGCCCTGTACTTAG GGCCCTCGTTTTTGACGGCTGACCCCATGGGGCCCCTTCTGGACCTGGATGAAGAAGAAGCTCTTTCTCCCTCCACCTCTCTAGAGGGGAAGGCGCCAGCTTcgccccccctctctttctcctcctcgtcTCCCTACCAGACCTTGTCGTCCTCCCCATTTTCTTctgcctcccctcctccctctcctccccccacCCAATCCTCCTTGTTCCTGGGAACCAAGGCCGGAGTGGACTCCCTGTCCCTCCCCTGGCTGGGTGCCAGCGACCTGCTCAACGCCCACGTTGGAGCAGACGATGGCAACG CAGATGATGCTTTTGCAGGCATGGACTGGATGTCAGAGAAAATCGACCTGAGTGAATTTGACCTGGAGTCCCTCATTGGCTCCTGCTCATCCGATGAGTCTCCCACCTCCCCTAAGGATCTCCTGTCCTCCCTGGACTCCCACATGGATCTGGATCTAGACTCCTTCGGCACAGGCATCCCCGCCCAGCACGAGAGCCTGGAGCTGGGTCTGTCACTGCCCAGCATCCCCCCGCTCCCTCTGGAGCTCTCTCTCCCTGGAGCGGGTGAGGCCAAGAAGACCGAGGTGGCTCCGGATCAAGAGCTTATTGTGAAATCTGAGCCTCCGTCTCCAACCTACACATTGGAGCTGGGCAGTGAAGTGGATGTCCTGGATGCAGAGAAAACGGCCACATCCCTCACAGCCACCATCATTCCAGATCCCAATGGAAGCTATCAGACAACCAACCCCATTGTGCTCTCTATTCCCACCTCTGGCCACTTTGTTGTGGTGCTCACCAGCAAAGATGAATCCTCCCTTGTATCTCTCCCTGACCAGTCCATTAAAACATCTCCATCAAGCGACTGCGACAGTGACTCTGGCATCGAGTCCGTTGCCGGCTCACCTGCCCGACTCCCATGTCCTCCTCCTGCCCCTTCTCCAGCAGCTGGTTCCTCCAGGACCAAACCCTACTCCAAACCAGAGCCCTGTGACACTTCCTCCCCCTCGGCCAAGACCTCCAGGGTTAAATCGGTGTCTGGTGCTCCCAAGGTGGAGAAGAAACTGAAGAAGATGGAGCAGAACAAGACGGCAGCCACTCGCTACAGACAGAAGAAGAGGGTAGAAAAGGACCTGCTTCAAGTCGAGTGCGACGAGCTTGAGAAGAGGAACCATGAGTTGGCGGAGAAGGCAGACTCCATCAGCCGAGAGATTCAGTATCTCAAGGACCTGATGGAGGAAGTTCGTAAGCGGCGCGTCAAGACCAGTTCAGTGCCTTCGTAA
- the LOC144530986 gene encoding apolipoprotein L3-like gives MSKPDPPAPLPRRKLFLSDSTEDDNLLQSRSTPQTPTKSPQGGSVSSTPPPVSPKNWIIRQSSGGFESGNGPEEIVKGGSVSSTPPPVSPKKWIIRQSSGGFESGNGPEEIVKDAISLSNWQYGLKPWTSLCKDLKNRGEKETKIIKAEAEQLNKAIKRYILLLSKHGDNLKGYTAELLCIADNLDKVSKGAKIAGITGGATTAAGGVAAAAGVILAPVTMGLSLALTAVGVGMAAAGGITGASAAIANKANISQSKKKLEKTFQEYKDLMVNIQDCLKFINEGLEQLKQHDLYDLSEARKDSVKVAKMVQLAATGGASARAIEANSNASGLMEGFALGIDLFIQGKNDPRPKKDFKSALGKKIRKLAEELNKGLDELYDLFSEHCSEM, from the exons ATGTCAAAG CCAGACCCACCAGCTCCCTTGCCAAGGAGAAAGCTTTTCCTCTCAGACAGCACTGAGGATGACAATCTGTTGCAAAGTAGGTCCACTCCTCAGACTCCCACGAAATCTCCACAG GGAGGTTCGGTCAGCTCAACTCCTCCACCAGTGTCACCAAAGAACTGGATCATTAGACAGAGCTCCGGAGGATTTGAATCTGGAAATGGACCTGAGGAAATAGTAAAG GGAGGTTCGGTCAGCTCAACTCCTCCACCAGTGTCACCAAAGAAGTGGATCATTAGACAGAGCTCCGGAGGATTTGAATCTGGAAATGGACCTGAGGAAATAGTAAAG GATGCCATCTCTTTGTCCAACTGGCAATACGGACTGAAAC CCTGGACTTCTCTGTGCAAAGACCTCAAAAatagaggagagaaagaaacaaa GATCATCAAAGCTGAAGCTGAACAGCTCAACAAAGCTATAAAGCGTTACATCTTATTGCTGTCTAAACATGGTGACAACCTGAAGGGGTACACTGCTGAGCTGCTCTGCATTGCTGACAACTTGGACAAG GTTTCAAAGGGGGCAAAGATTGCTGGCATCACAGGAGGAGCTACAACTGCAGCAGgaggtgttgcagcagcagccgggGTGATTCTGGCCCCAGTAACAATGGGATTATCACTGGCCCTGACTGCAGTCGGGGTTGGCATGGCCGCAGCTGGCGGCATCACTGGCGCATCAGCAGCCATCGCCAACAAG GCGAACATCAGTCAGAGCAAGAAGAAACTCGAGAAGACCTTCCAGGAGTACAAGGACCTTATGGTGAATATTCAGGATTGCTTGAAGTTCATCAACGAGGGCTTAGAGCAGCTAAAGCAGCATGATCTGTATGATCTGAGTGAAGCCAGGAAGGATTCGGTGAAAGTAGCAAAGATGGTACAGCTGGCCGCTACAGGAGGAGCCAGTGCCAGGGCCATAGAGGCTAACAGTAACGCGTCTGGGCTGATGGAAGGCTTCGCCCTCGGCATCGATCTCTTCATCCAAGGAAAGAATGATCCGAGGCCGAAGAAGGATTTCAAGTCTGCGCTTGGAAAGAAAATCCGcaagctagcagaggagctcaATAAGGGTTTGGATGAGCTCTATGACTTGTTCAGTGAGCATTGTTCAGAGATGTGA
- the rps19bp1 gene encoding active regulator of SIRT1: MSASLIRRGLELLNDDIKDVKKVQKKKQQTPSSAKVMELVSTKRQGVTKQVKRLQGRLGPGKSKATVKDKRIKSAVEEFRKKQGKSHMSDNLKYFMETGYKATDSDTSKILNHNSGRQSRNRPEQPAKKAKESQSLFTEEEFQQFQKEYFGRTVEEKK, from the exons ATGTCGGCGTCGTTAATCAGGAGAGGACTGGAGCTGCTGAACGATGATATTAAAG ATGTCAAAAAAGTCCaaaagaagaagcagcagaCCCCCAGCTCGGCCAAGGTAATGGAGCTGGTGAGCACGAAGCGACAGGGAGTCACCAAGCAGGTCAAACGGCTGCAGGGTCGCCTGGGTCCTGGCAAGAGCAAAGCTACAGTCAAAGACAAGAGAATCAAGTCTGCAGTGG AGGAGTTCAGGAAGAAGCAGGGGAAGAGTCACATGAGCGATAACCTCAAGTACTTCATGGAAACTGGCTACAAAGCAACAGATTCGGACACTTCGAAG ATCCTGAACCACAATTCGGGGAGACAGTCTCGGAATCGGCCAGAGCAACCCGCCAAGAAGGCCAAGGAGTCGCAGTCTTTGTTCACAGAGGAGGAGTTCCAGCAGTTCCAGAAGGAATACTTTGGCAGGACTGTCGAGGAGAAGAAATAA
- the LOC144533529 gene encoding uncharacterized protein LOC144533529 isoform X1, producing the protein MWQGETANTAILIAAACAYFAACCEQTETARRRMSSALPRHVIWESEGLVAHLNPRPWTSGSVILERSTPGSLGGSIFHLEKQEFLSWLLGARAVAELLCDRLGVRRCALVSRPHRDRPAQIRVLPLHGLDAEWRPHLAGEEEHNAHDPGYCTSKTAGRWTNSSLTEIQTKIRAKLPIPDAPPDLSFLGDDPAHPGLFSRIVRGEEEQWRVWEDEGHVAFLTPFPNSPGFTVLVPRRPLTSDIFRLEKEDYEGLVLATWEASRLVEEALGAWGMGLIFEGFEIDYAHAKLIPLVLASSSGTGNETTKPRPPQFYPTYPGYVTSEDGPEASLESLKELHAKITQM; encoded by the exons ATGTGGCAAGGCGAAACCGCAAACACTGCCATACTGATAGCTGCTGCTTGTGCTTACTTTGCGGCCTGCTGCGAGCAAACAGAAACAGCTAGAAGAAG AATGTCCTCCGCTCTTCCCCGTCATGTCATCTGGGAGTCCGAGGGGCTGGTGGCCCACCTTAACCCCCGGCCCTGGACCTCGGGCTCTGTTATCCTGGAGCGCAGCACCCCTGGCAGCCTCGGAGGCAGCATCTTCCACCTGGAGAAGCAGGAGTTCTTATCCTGGCTGTTGGGGGCGAGAGCTGTTGCAGAGCTGCTGTGTGACAGGTTGGGGGTTAGGAGGTGTGCGCTGGTCAGCAGACCCCACAGAGACAGACCGGCCCAG ATCCGTGTCCTCCCTCTACATGGTCTGGATGCAGAGTGGCGCCCTCACCTGGCAGGAGAAGAGGAGCACAACGCCCACGACCCGGGCTACTGCACCTCGAAGACCGCTGGCCGATGGACTAACTCCAGCCTGACTGAAATCCAGACCAAGATTCGAGCCAAGCTCCCCATCCCTGACGCCCCGCCCGATCTGTCTTTCCTCGGGGACGATCCGGCTCACCCTGGCCTGTTTTCACGCATCGTTCGCGGGGAGGAGGAACAGTGGCGGGTGTGGGAGGACGAGGGTCATGTGGCCTTCCTCACTCCTTTCCCTAACTCCCCCGGCTTTACCGTGCTGGTGCCACGCCGACCGCTGACCTCTGATATTTTTCGACTAGAAAAAGAGGACTACGAGGGACTGGTGCTGGCAACCTGGGAGGCGTCGAGGCTTGTGGAGGAGGCGCTGGGCGCCTGGGGGATGGGGCTTATTTTTGAGGGCTTCGAGATTGACTACGCTCACGCCAAGTTGATACCACTGGTTCTAGCTTCGTCATCAGGCACGGGAAATGAGACCACTAAACCGCGACCTCCCCAGTTTTACCCCACTTATCCTGGATACGTGACCTCAGAAGATGGACCTGAAGCCAGCCTGGAAAGTCTGAAGGAACTGCACGCTAAAATTACTCAGATGTAA
- the LOC144530993 gene encoding uncharacterized protein LOC144530993 encodes MFNTTLNPTTNFYENSTTPGGPGGPPPWYQFPVCAVSPYGFIFYFGVKVFNLAVGTPCNILVIWQIATRKSDASTSDIFIINLAILDAYFCLMTPVDIVNRLLLDDSRIWYFQRFAYGIKDVAPLFLVCICLDRYMAVVHPVLFTGIRDNKMRIGISVVVWGFILAYGLTKCVLGVMSVNEIFSGVILFAFTVMLFCNISVIWVLRRCVAGKEVMHPVKKKAFKMVLIILAIIMSNYLPPVALMPFVSYYTFVAFRCQISVSVFSIMDLSSSVEPLLYITKMERVDVRCCGGSFSKKPHDVKV; translated from the exons ATGTTCAACACCACTCTGAACCCCACCACCAACTTCTATGAAAACTCTACCACCCCTGGTGGCCCCGGTGGACCTCCACCATGGTACCAGTTCCCAGTGTGTGCCGTTTCCCCTTACGGCTTCATTTTCTACTTTGGGGTCAAGGTGTTCAACCTGGCAGTGGGGACGCCCTGTAACATCCTGGTCATCTGGCAGATCGCCACCAGGAAAAGTGACGCGTCCACCTCTGACATCTTTATCATCAACCTGGCCATCCTGGACGCCTACTTCTGCCTAATGACGCCCGTAGATATTGTCAACCGGCTGCTGCTGGATGACAGTCGCATTTGGTACTTTCAGAGGTTCGCATATGGGATCAAGGATGTAGCCCCACTCTTTCTG GTGTGTATCTGTCTGGATCGCTACATGGCTGTGGTCCACCCAGTACTCTTCACTGGTATTCGAGACAATAAGATGCGCATTGGCATCTCTGTGGTGGTCTGGGGCTTCATTCTGGCTTACGGCCTCACCAAGTGTGTCCTGGGAGTCATGAGCGTCAATGAGATCTTCAGCGGTGTCATCCTCTTTGCCTTTACAGTCATGCTCTTCTGCAACATCTCCGTCATCTGGGTCCTCAGACGTTGTGTGGCGGGAAAGGAGGTGATGCACCCGGTAAAGAAGAAAGCCTTTAAGATGGTGCTGATCATCCTGGCCATCATCATGTCCAACTACCTGCCGCCCGTAGCTCTCATGCCCTTCGTGTCCTACTACACCTTCGTGGCGTTTCGCTGCCAGATCAGCGTCAGCGTGTTCTCCATAATGGATCTGAGCAGCAGCGTTGAGCCTCTCCTCTACATCACCAAGATGGAGCGTGTGGACGTCAGGTGCTGTGGAGGGAGTTTCTCTAAGAAGCCACACGATGTCAAGGTGTGA
- the atf4a gene encoding cyclic AMP-dependent transcription factor ATF-4 isoform X2: MTLELALEDVEALYLGPSFLTADPMGPLLDLDEEEALSPSTSLEGKAPASPPLSFSSSSPYQTLSSSPFSSASPPPSPPPTQSSLFLGTKAGVDSLSLPWLGASDLLNAHVGADDGNDDAFAGMDWMSEKIDLSEFDLESLIGSCSSDESPTSPKDLLSSLDSHMDLDLDSFGTGIPAQHESLELGLSLPSIPPLPLELSLPGAGEAKKTEVAPDQELIVKSEPPSPTYTLELGSEVDVLDAEKTATSLTATIIPDPNGSYQTTNPIVLSIPTSGHFVVVLTSKDESSLVSLPDQSIKTSPSSDCDSDSGIESVAGSPARLPCPPPAPSPAAGSSRTKPYSKPEPCDTSSPSAKTSRVKSVSGAPKVEKKLKKMEQNKTAATRYRQKKRVEKDLLQVECDELEKRNHELAEKADSISREIQYLKDLMEEVRKRRVKTSSVPS, from the exons ATGACACTCGAGCTGGCATTGGAGGACGTGGAGGCCCTGTACTTAG GGCCCTCGTTTTTGACGGCTGACCCCATGGGGCCCCTTCTGGACCTGGATGAAGAAGAAGCTCTTTCTCCCTCCACCTCTCTAGAGGGGAAGGCGCCAGCTTcgccccccctctctttctcctcctcgtcTCCCTACCAGACCTTGTCGTCCTCCCCATTTTCTTctgcctcccctcctccctctcctccccccacCCAATCCTCCTTGTTCCTGGGAACCAAGGCCGGAGTGGACTCCCTGTCCCTCCCCTGGCTGGGTGCCAGCGACCTGCTCAACGCCCACGTTGGAGCAGACGATGGCAACG ATGATGCTTTTGCAGGCATGGACTGGATGTCAGAGAAAATCGACCTGAGTGAATTTGACCTGGAGTCCCTCATTGGCTCCTGCTCATCCGATGAGTCTCCCACCTCCCCTAAGGATCTCCTGTCCTCCCTGGACTCCCACATGGATCTGGATCTAGACTCCTTCGGCACAGGCATCCCCGCCCAGCACGAGAGCCTGGAGCTGGGTCTGTCACTGCCCAGCATCCCCCCGCTCCCTCTGGAGCTCTCTCTCCCTGGAGCGGGTGAGGCCAAGAAGACCGAGGTGGCTCCGGATCAAGAGCTTATTGTGAAATCTGAGCCTCCGTCTCCAACCTACACATTGGAGCTGGGCAGTGAAGTGGATGTCCTGGATGCAGAGAAAACGGCCACATCCCTCACAGCCACCATCATTCCAGATCCCAATGGAAGCTATCAGACAACCAACCCCATTGTGCTCTCTATTCCCACCTCTGGCCACTTTGTTGTGGTGCTCACCAGCAAAGATGAATCCTCCCTTGTATCTCTCCCTGACCAGTCCATTAAAACATCTCCATCAAGCGACTGCGACAGTGACTCTGGCATCGAGTCCGTTGCCGGCTCACCTGCCCGACTCCCATGTCCTCCTCCTGCCCCTTCTCCAGCAGCTGGTTCCTCCAGGACCAAACCCTACTCCAAACCAGAGCCCTGTGACACTTCCTCCCCCTCGGCCAAGACCTCCAGGGTTAAATCGGTGTCTGGTGCTCCCAAGGTGGAGAAGAAACTGAAGAAGATGGAGCAGAACAAGACGGCAGCCACTCGCTACAGACAGAAGAAGAGGGTAGAAAAGGACCTGCTTCAAGTCGAGTGCGACGAGCTTGAGAAGAGGAACCATGAGTTGGCGGAGAAGGCAGACTCCATCAGCCGAGAGATTCAGTATCTCAAGGACCTGATGGAGGAAGTTCGTAAGCGGCGCGTCAAGACCAGTTCAGTGCCTTCGTAA